The following are encoded together in the Jaculus jaculus isolate mJacJac1 chromosome 3, mJacJac1.mat.Y.cur, whole genome shotgun sequence genome:
- the LOC101617962 gene encoding olfactory receptor 52L1, with product MTMLSFPSSLSKLLIMALSNSSWKLPQPSFFLVGIPGLEESQHWIALLLGVLYFLAVVGNVTIIFIIWTDTSLHQPMYLFLAMLAAIDLVLATSTAPKALAVLLAHAHEIGYIVCLTQMFFIHAFSSMESGVLVAMALDRYVAICHPLRHSTILHPGVIVHIGMVVLVRGLILLIPFPILLQNLIFCQTTVIGHAYCEHMAVVKLACSETTVNRAYGLSVALLVVGLDVLAIAISYALILQAVLKVPGGEARLKAFSTCGSHVCVILVFYVPGLFSFLTHRFGHHVPHHAHVLLAILYLLLPPALNPLVYGVKTRQIRQRVLKVFSTKGLS from the coding sequence atgacTATGCTTTctttcccatcttctctctctaaGCTGCTGATCATGGCTCTTAGCAATTCCAGCTGGAagcttccccagccctcttttttcctAGTTGGTATTCCAGGTTTAGAGGAGAGTCAGCATTGGATAGCCTTGCTCCTGGGTGTGCTTTACTTCCTTGCTGTAGTGGGCAATGTTACGATTATCTTCATCATTTGGACCGACACATCCTTGCACCAACCCATGTACCTCTTCCTTGCCATGCTGGCTGCCATTGACCTGGTCCTGGCCACATCCACTGCACCCAAAGCTTTGGCAGTGCTCCTGGCTCATGCTCATGAGATTGGGTACATTGTCTGCCTGACCCAGATGTTCTTCATCCATGCGTTCTCCTCCATGGAGTCAGGGGTGCTGGTGGCTATGGCTCTTGATCGTTATGTTGCAATTTGTCACCCTCTGCGCCATTCCACCATCCTACATCCAGGGGTTATAGTGCACATTGGAATGGTGGTGCTGGTGCGGGGATTGATCCTCCTCATCCCCTTCCCCATCCTACTGCAAAACCTTATCTTCTGCCAGACCACTGTCATAGGCCATGCTTATTGTGAACATATGGCTGTGGTAAAGCTGGCCTGTTCTGAAACCACAGTGAATCGAGCTTATGGGCTGTCAGTGGCACTGCTGGTGGTTGGGCTAGATGTCCTGGCCATTGCTATCTCTTATGCCCTCATTCTGCAGGCAGTGCTGAAGGTCCCTGGTGGAGAGGCCCGACTCAAGGCCTTCAGCACATGTGGATCTCATGTTTGTGTAATACTTGTCTTCTATGTCCCTGGGCTGTTCTCCTTCCTTACTCACCGCTTTGGTCACCATGTGCCCCATCACGCTCATGTTCTTCTGGCCATCCTCTATCTCCTTCTGCCACCTGCCCTTAATCCTCTTGTCTATGGGGTGAAGACTAGGCAGATCCGCCAGCGAGTGCTCAAGGTGTTTTCCACAAAGGGATTGAGTTGA